Part of the Bacillus andreraoultii genome is shown below.
CTTTCTCTGGGGTTGCGTTTTTAATTTGTCATAATAATCGACTAAGTGATTACTTGTTTTTTTGCGTAAGGTAATCATCGTTTTCATCATATAAAATAAAATTTTCCGTAATTTCTTATTTCCACGCTTGTTAATGCGATCTTGATAATGTGTATTGCCCGATTGATAGCGCATTATATCAATTCCCACATAGGCGTTTAATTGTTTATGGTTTTTAAAACGGCAAATATCGCCTAATTCCCCAATAATGCGCACAGCTGTAGTCTCCCCAATCCCAGGAAACGAAATAAGCACTTGAAATTCGGAACGGTCTTTCGAAAGTTCAACCATTTGTTTAACTAGCTGTTCCTTTTCTTTTAAATGCGTTTTGCGTAATCCTTTACTTGTTCACACCTAACATCCGTTGAGGAAATAGCTGGATAAGATTCTTTGGCAACTTCTAATAAAATAATCGCTTTTTCTTCTGCACGCTTTAACGAAAGATTTTTTCGTGTATTGTCTTTTAGTCGGTTGCGAATCACCGTTTTAGAATGCGCTATTAGTACCGTCGGATGAGGATAAAGCTGCACGATGTTTAAAAACAATGCAGAACGTGGTGTAATAATCTGCTCTAACTCTGGGAAACTGAGTTGTAAAATGGCATGCATCCGATTCCATAAATGATTGATTTCTGTATCGACCTCATCATAATATCGCGTTAACGCACGCATCTGCTCATCGTATTCATCCTGTTGGTATGTATAGTCCCGTTCCATTTTAAAATGAGTTTTCGCCAGCTCATGTGCATCACTCTTATCTGTTTTATGCCGACGCATGGAAGCCATTTGAAGGTTTGCCTCTAATGGATTCATCCGGCTATACCTATACCCATGGTCGCATAAAAACTTCTCCAATCCTTTTGAATAAACGCCTGTCGCTTCAAAGACAATTTCAGGTGCTTGTCCATCAAGAATCTTTAATTGTTGTAATCGCTCATGAAGCAATTGAAAGCTAGAACGTGTATGTTCAATCTCACCTTCATACTCACATCGTTTATAACGGTCATATACCGTCATCACACTTTTTCCCATACTTACATCAAAAGCTACAACATGTTTCATATTTTTCTTCTCCTTTTTAGCCATCCATAGAAGCCTTCACAGTGCCTTATCGATTCCATTTTCTTTTACACGATCTCTAGGACCCAACATACTAAACTGATTCAAATAAGGTTGTGAAGTAGGTCTGTTTTTGATACGGACTCTCTATTGGTCCCAAGGGCTGTTCGACCTTCCTTCACTTCTACTAATGTTAGTATGTTTTTTTTGTTGAATGAATTTCATTGGTTTTTATTTCGTTTGTACGGACTTTACCCTAGAAAAAGATACGGCAACCATCTTCGTTCTTAAATTTCCACTTAATTCCTTAAACATTTTATCAATATAATAAACAACCATATTTTCATAGGTGAATAAGATGTATAAAGTTATAGAAAAAGCATATTCACAGGGCATTATTCATACTGATGGCAATAGCAATAACTTATAACAATTTCTAATGAAGATAAAGCCAAAAACAAAGGCAAAATACTAGAATTTTAATTATTTATGTAATAGTATTAATTCAGAATGGATTTCAATAATACGGTTTATCGAGTAATGTGTTAATAAGTCGTAACATTCTCTTATATGTTCGAAATATGCTATATTAGAATCAAAGTAATGCTGTATACGCTTACCTCGTGTAAGGTATAATTGTATATGGTATGTAAAATTATTATATGAACAGGGATGTGGATGTAATGATCAGTGAAGGAAACCCTTGGCTTGATTTTCGTGGACCTAACTTGGGCTATTTAATTGAGCAATATGATTTATATTTAGAAAAACCTGACCAAGTTGATGAGAGTCTNCCTGCTCTAACTCTGGGAAACTGAGTTGTAAAATGGCATGCATCCGATTCCATAAATGATTGATTTCTGTATCGACCTCATCATAATATCGCGTTAACGCACGCATCTGCTCATCGTATTCATCCTGTTGGTATGTATAGTCCCGTTCCATTTTAAAATGAGTTTTCGCCAGCTCATGTGCATCACTCTTATCTGTTTTATGCCGACGCATGGAAGCCATTTGAAGGTTTGCCTCTAATGGATTCATCCGGCTATACCTATACCCATGGTCGCATAAAAACTTCTCCAATCCTTTTGAATAAACGCCTGTCGCTTCAAAGACAATTTCAGGTGCTTGTCCATCAAGAATCTTTAATTGTTGTAATCGCTCATGAAGCAATTGAAAGCTAGAACGTGTATGTTCAATCTCACCTTCATACTCACATCGTTTATAACGGTCATATACCGTCATCACACTTTTCCCCATACTTACATCAAAAGCTACAACATGTTTCATATTTTCTTCTCCTTTTTAGCCATCCATAGAAGCCTTCACAGTGCCTTATCGATTCCATTTTCTTCTAGGACCCAACATACTAAACTGATTCAAATAAGGTTGTGAAGTAGGTCTGTTTTTGATACGGACTCTCTATTGGTCCCAGGGGCTGTTCGACCTTCCTTCACTTCTACTATAAACAAATAGTAGCACAAACCATGGCCTTGGTCTGTGCTACTAATGTTAGTATGTTTTTTGGCTAATGGGAAAGTATAAATCTTCCAATTTCTACTTTCCTATACGCATAAGCTAGGGAGGCTGCGGTAGCATTAATTCAAAGGCGAAAACCGCTCTTTCTTTTCGGTATTTTTATCAAAGGGGGCATCTATAACCCTTCAAGACGATCGTTTCCACGAATTTCAATGCAAAACAGTCGTCTATAACTCTTCTAGATGACCATTTTATTTTTTTTTCATCGCAATTTGGGCGTCTATAACCCTTCAAGACGCCCGTTTCCCCTTTTTTTTATTTCTTAACACGTTGCATTTGTTTATTAAACAGTGTTGGATAAGATAGAAACCCTAACAGAACACTTGTTAATACAGCTGTTGTTAGAAGTAGAAATAATATTAATAATTGAAATTGAACGGCTTGAACAGGGTCAGCTCCAGCAATAATTTGTCCACTCATCATACCAGGTAACTGTACTAATCCCATTGTTTTTTGACTTTCTATAGTGGGAATTGTACTTGCTTTTATTGCAGAAATTAATTGTTTATGGATGGCCTGTTTCGGTGTTCCGCCAAGAGATAAGATTAATTCAATTTCATTTTCAAAGGCATGAACCTCTGCAGTAAAGCGATTAAGAAATAAAATAGATAAGACCATTGAGTTACCAATCATCATCCCGCTAATTGGAATAATGTATTGTGCGGTTGCCGGAGTAATATGGAATCCGAGTAAGATTGCTTGAGTTAATACTTCAACACAAATAAAAGTAAAAACTAACTTTTTTGTTATACCTGTTATGGAAGACCCTTTTTTTCGCGCATTTAAAGTAGCTGCACCAATCATTAAAAGGACCATCAAAGCAATATAAAGGTAGCTTTCTGAAGTAAATACAGTTTGTAATATGTAACCGACAATTAAAAGTTGAATGATTGAACGGACCGTTGCGATAACCGTATCTTTCTCTAAATCTAAATGTAATGTTTTTGATAATAGAAGCGGGATAAGNNNNNNNNNNNNNNNNNNNNNNNNNNNNNNNNNNNNNNNNNNNNNNNNNNNNNNNNNNNNNNNNNNNNNNNNNNNNNNNNNNNNNNNNNNNNNNNNNNNNNNNNNNNNNNNNNNNNNNNNNNNNNNNNNNNNNNNNNNNNNNNNNNNNNNNNNNNNNNNNNNNNNNNNNNNNNNNNNNNNNNNNNNNNNNNNNNNNNNNNNNNNNNNNNNNNAATGCGTTTTGCGTAATCCTTTACTTGTTCACACCTAACATCCGTTGAGGAAATAGCTGGATAAGATTCTTTGGCAACTTCTAATAAAATAATCGCTTTTTCTTCTGCACGCTTTAACGAAAGATTTTTTCGTGTATTGTCTTTTAGTCGGTTGCGAATCACCGTTTTAGAATGCGCTATTAGTACCGTCGGATGAGGATAAAGCTGCACGATGTTTAAAAACAATGCAGAACGTGGTGTAATAATCTGCTCTAACTCTGGGAAACTGAGTTGTAAAATGGCATGCATCCGATTCCATAAATGATTGATTTTTGTATCGACCTCATCATAATATCGCGTTAACGCACGAATCTGCTCATCGTATTCATCCTGTTGGTATGTATAGTCCCGTTCCATTTTAAAATGAGTTTTCGCCAGCTCATGTGCATCACTCTTATCTGTTTTATGCCGACGCATGGAAGCCATTTGAAGGTTTGCCTCTAATGGATTCATCCGGCTATACCTATACCCATGGTCGCATAAAAACTTCTCCAATCCTTTTGAATAAACGCCTGTCGCTTCAAAGACAATTTCAGGTGCTTGTCCATCAAGAATTTTTAATTGTTGTAATCGCTCATGAAGCAATTGAAAGCTAGAACGTGTATGTTCAATCTCACCTTCATACTCACATCGTTTATAACGGTCATATACCGTCATCACACTTTTTCCCATACTTACATCAAAAGCTACAACATGTTTCATATTTTTCTTCTCCTTTTTAGCCATCCATAGAAGCCTTCACAGTGCCTTATCGATTCCATTTTCTTTTACACGATCTCTAGGACCCAACATACTAAACTGATTCAAATAAGGTTGTGAAGTAGGTCTGTTTTTGATACGGACTCTCTATTGGTCCCAAGGGCTGTTCGACCTTCCTTCACTTCTACTAATGTTAGTATGTTTTTTTTGTTGAATGAATTTCATTGGTTTTTATTTCGTTTGTACGGACTTTACCCTAGAAAAAGATACGGCAACCATCTTCGTTCTTAAATTTCCACTTAATTCCTTAAACATTTTATCAATATAATAAACAACCATATTTTCATAGGTGAATAAGATGTATAAAGTTATAGAAAAAGCATATTCACAGGGCATTATTCATACTGATGGCAATAGCAATAACTTATAACAATTTCTAATGAAGATAAAGCCAAAAACAAAGGCAAAATACTAGAATTTTAATTATTTATGTAATAGTATTAATTCAGAATGGATTTCAATAATACGGTTTATCGAGTAATGTGTTAATAAGTCGTAACATTCTCTTATATGTTCGAAATATGCTATATTAGAATCAAAGTAATGCTGTATACGCTTACCTCGTGTAAGGTATAATTGTATATGGTATGTAAAATTATTATATGAACAGGGATGTGGATGTAATGATCAGTGAAGGAAACCCTTGGCTTGATTTTCGTGGACCTAACTTGGGCTATTTAATTGAGCAATATGATTTATATTTAGAAAAACCTGACCAAGTTGATGAGAGTCTACGATTATTATTTGCCAAATGGGGTGAACCGCGAGTTGAAGAAGTGGGTGTATCAAATATTGCAACATCAGAGGGGCTATCACCAACTTATGTGCTGAACAAAATGAGAAAATTAGTTCAAGTCATAAATTTAGCACAAAATATTCGTACTTACGGTCATTTAGAAGCAGATATTTTTCCATTAGAACAACAACAAAAGCAAGAATTACTTTCACCTTCTTATTATGGTTTATCTGAAGCTGATATTAGAGAAATTCCAGCTGATATAATTTGTCCAGAAATAAAGGGGAAATTTAGTGATGGTTTATCAGCGATACAATATTTAAAAGAAATTTATACTGGTAGTGTTGGTTTTGAATTCCAACATATTGCAGATGTAAAAGAAAGAGAATGGATACAAAACAAAATTGAAAAAGAATTTGGTGTGACAAAGTTTCCTCATGAGCGAAAAGCTGAACTTTTAGAGAAGTTAGCTGCCGCAGAAAGCTTTGAACAGTTTATTCATAAAATGTATGTTGGGCAAAAACGATTCTCCGTTGAAGGATTAGAATCACTTGTTCCTTCTATAGACGAGTTCGTGAAGTTGTCTTGCGAGACAGGAATTGAGAATGTCATGATTGCCATGGCACACCGTGGGAGATTAAATGTTCTTGCCCATGTGTTAGAAAAACCTTATGAAGCACTATTGTCACAGTTTCAACATTCTAAATGGGAAAATAATGATCCGGACTTTTATGAAACAATGGGTCATACATTAGATGTGAAATACCATTTAGGTGCTGTTCGCAAACGGAAAATTGGTGACAACACTGTAAAAGTAACTTTAGCAAATAATCCAAGCCATCTTGAATTTGCAGATGCTGTTATAGAAGGTTATGCCCGTGCTGCCCAAGACGATCGCACTGAAAAGGGAGCACCGAAACAAGATGTGAATAAAGCGCTTCCGGTAATTGTTCATGGTGACTCGGCTTTTGCAGGTCAAGGAATTGTCTATGAAGTATTTAACTTTGCGGGTACAGAAGCTTATCATACAGGTGGGACAATTCATATAATTGCTAATAACACAATTGGTTTTACAACAGAAGGTCATGAGTACCGTTCGACAAGATACTCAAGTGATTCGGCGAAAGGATATGACATTCCAGTATTCCATGTGAATGCGGATGATCCAGAGGCTAGTTTACTTGTTATGAAGTTAGCTTTTGAATATCGTCAAACATTTAAAAAGGATGTTGTCATTGACTTAATTGGTTACCGGAGACTTGGTCATAACGAATTAGATGAACCGATGATGACAAATCCAGTTATGTACAATAAAGTAAAGGCCCATCCGACTGTTACTGGCGTTTATAAGAAGAGATTACTAGAAGAAAAGGCGCTTACGGAAGAAGAAGCAAAGGAAATTGAAACAAAGGTATTGAATAAGTTGAAGGAAGCGCATAATCGTATCGATAAAAATGCGGAAGAAGTAAAAACAATCGTCCAACTGCAGGAAGGGTCAATAAAAGACTTTCCTACTGTAGATACAACCGTTGATAAAGCAACGTTAACAAATATCAATAAAGCACTTCTTGACTGGCCAGAAGATTTAAATGTATTTAAAAAGCTTCAAAGAATACTTGGACGTCGCCTTGAAGTGTTTGATAAGAAAGGGAAAATCGACTGGGGACATGCTGAAGCTCTTGCTTTTGGAACCATTCTTAAAGATGGTACACCAATCCGCATCACAGGAGAGGATACAGAGCGGGGTACATTTTCGCACCGAAACGCAGTATTATCTGATACGAAAACAGGTGAAAAATATACACCGTTACAACATCTTGAAGCGGCTAATGCAAGTTTTGCCATTCACAATAGTACATTGTCAGAGGCTGGAATTCTCGGCTTTGAATATGGCTATAGTGTCATTGCACCAGAGACACTTGTCCTTTGGGAAGCACAATTTGGTGATTTTGCTAATGGTGCACAAGTAATTATCGATCAATTCATTTCTGCTGGAAAAGCAAAATGGGGTGAATCATCAGGAATAGTGATGCTCTTACCACATGGTTACGAAGGACAAGGACCTGAACATTCAAGTGCAAGATTAGAACGGTTTTTACAACTAGCAGCTGAAAATAACTGGACAGTCGCTAACTTATCGAATTCAGCTCAATATTTCCATATTTTACGACGTCAAGCAGCGTTGTTAAAATCAGAATGTATACGTCCACTAGTGATCATGACGCCGAAGAGTTTATTGCGGAATCCGACAGCAAGTTCTTATATTGAAGAATTTACGAATGGTAGCTTCCAGTCCATTATTGAACAACCGGGTCTCGGTACAGAACCAGAGAAGGTTGAAAGAGTTGTATTCAGTACAGGACGTCTAGCTATTGAGCTTGCAGAACATTTAACGAAACCAGAAGAATATAAGTGGTTAGATGTTATTCGTGTTGAAGAACTCTATCCATTTCCGAAAGAACAAATTAAAGGGATTTTAAGCAAGTATAAAAATTTAAAAGAAATCGTTTGGGCACAAGATGAACCGAAAAATATGGGCGCTTGGAGTTATATTGCACCTCGTTTACAAGAATTGGTGCCAAGTAACTTGCCTGTCTCTTATATCGGTCGACCTTCAATGGCTAGTCCGTCAGAAGGTGATCCACGAGTTCATAAGAAAGAACAAGAACGTATTGTTCAGGAAGCTCTAACACAAGATGCCATTGTAAAAGTAAATTAACGTAAAATGAGGGAGAAAGGAAGATAATTCCGTTCTTTCTCCTTCCAATCATTTTTAATTTTTTAACAGAAATGTGCGTAACTCGATATGTGTAGATTTACGTGCAAAGTTTTACATAGTTATAACTATGATACTTGGAAACTATGAAAATGTTACGATTTGGGAGAAACGGGGAAGTTCAGACGTTAATATGTATGGACTTACTCAATGACATAAAAACAAAAAGGGAAGTGTACAGAAAATGGCAGAAGTAAAAGTTCCAGAGTTAGCAGAATCGATTACTGAAGGTACAATATCAAATTGGTTAAAACAACCAGGAGACCAAGTAGCAAAAGGTGAAGCAATTCTAGAGTTAGAAACAGATAAAGTAAATGTTGATATTATTTCTGACTATGACGGTGTTTTGAAAGAAACATTA
Proteins encoded:
- a CDS encoding IS110 family transposase: MKHVVAFDVSMGKSVMTVYDRYKRCEYEGEIEHTRSSFQLLHERLQQLKILDGQAPEIVFEATGVYSKGLEKFLCDHGYRYSRMNPLEANLQMASMRRHKTDKSDAHELAKTHFKMERDYTYQQDEYDEQIRALTRYYDEVDTKINHLWNRMHAILQLSFPELEQIITPRSALFLNIVQLYPHPTVLIAHSKTVIRNRLKDNTRKNLSLKRAEEKAIILLEVAKESYPAISSTDVRCEQVKDYAKRI
- a CDS encoding ABC transporter permease, yielding LIPLLLSKTLHLDLEKDTVIATVRSIIQLLIVGYILQTVFTSESYLYIALMVLLMIGAATLNARKKGSSITGITKKLVFTFICVEVLTQAILLGFHITPATAQYIIPISGMMIGNSMVLSILFLNRFTAEVHAFENEIELILSLGGTPKQAIHKQLISAIKASTIPTIESQKTMGLVQLPGMMSGQIIAGADPVQAVQFQLLILFLLLTTAVLTSVLLGFLSYPTLFNKQMQRVKK
- a CDS encoding IS110 family transposase; translated protein: MKHVVAFDVSMGKSVMTVYDRYKRCEYEGEIEHTRSSFQLLHERLQQLKILDGQAPEIVFEATGVYSKGLEKFLCDHGYRYSRMNPLEANLQMASMRRHKTDKSDAHELAKTHFKMERDYTYQQDEYDEQMRALTRYYDEVDTEINHLWNRMHAILQLSFPELEQXDSHQLGQVFLNINHIAQLNSPS
- a CDS encoding 2-oxoglutarate dehydrogenase E1 component, translated to MISEGNPWLDFRGPNLGYLIEQYDLYLEKPDQVDESLRLLFAKWGEPRVEEVGVSNIATSEGLSPTYVLNKMRKLVQVINLAQNIRTYGHLEADIFPLEQQQKQELLSPSYYGLSEADIREIPADIICPEIKGKFSDGLSAIQYLKEIYTGSVGFEFQHIADVKEREWIQNKIEKEFGVTKFPHERKAELLEKLAAAESFEQFIHKMYVGQKRFSVEGLESLVPSIDEFVKLSCETGIENVMIAMAHRGRLNVLAHVLEKPYEALLSQFQHSKWENNDPDFYETMGHTLDVKYHLGAVRKRKIGDNTVKVTLANNPSHLEFADAVIEGYARAAQDDRTEKGAPKQDVNKALPVIVHGDSAFAGQGIVYEVFNFAGTEAYHTGGTIHIIANNTIGFTTEGHEYRSTRYSSDSAKGYDIPVFHVNADDPEASLLVMKLAFEYRQTFKKDVVIDLIGYRRLGHNELDEPMMTNPVMYNKVKAHPTVTGVYKKRLLEEKALTEEEAKEIETKVLNKLKEAHNRIDKNAEEVKTIVQLQEGSIKDFPTVDTTVDKATLTNINKALLDWPEDLNVFKKLQRILGRRLEVFDKKGKIDWGHAEALAFGTILKDGTPIRITGEDTERGTFSHRNAVLSDTKTGEKYTPLQHLEAANASFAIHNSTLSEAGILGFEYGYSVIAPETLVLWEAQFGDFANGAQVIIDQFISAGKAKWGESSGIVMLLPHGYEGQGPEHSSARLERFLQLAAENNWTVANLSNSAQYFHILRRQAALLKSECIRPLVIMTPKSLLRNPTASSYIEEFTNGSFQSIIEQPGLGTEPEKVERVVFSTGRLAIELAEHLTKPEEYKWLDVIRVEELYPFPKEQIKGILSKYKNLKEIVWAQDEPKNMGAWSYIAPRLQELVPSNLPVSYIGRPSMASPSEGDPRVHKKEQERIVQEALTQDAIVKVN